In Stenotrophomonas sp. 169, one DNA window encodes the following:
- a CDS encoding TonB-dependent receptor gives MSNHKRNTLSLALAVALSPVLAFAQSTTSTTAGQTGASATNLDAVQVTGIRRGIENAIAAKQDATSVVEVISAEDIGKLPDVSIAESLARLPGLAAQRVAGRAQVISVRGLSPDFATTLLNGREVVSTGDNRSVEFDQYPSELVNGVTVYKTPDAALVGQGLSGTIDMQTARPLSFPDRVIAVSGRYQKSSLGDAAGVDEFGNRFSASYIDQFLDKTLGIAIGYAHSDMPIQENQVGLYEPWTTENTDNGNRPGLAPGVAFSDGIKALRRTGNNKRDGLMATVQFRPSNSWTSTFDAFHTEAEQIDTANQFEVNLSNFNGGYTPGLLISNPQVNADGTFAGGTASGVYPLVRGMYNKREDKIDAFGWNNEFTFGNGVKLVADVNYSKATRDELNLENNLQLTPMPQLDTIGLVVNPNGFSQITPGLDYSNPDALFLTNTIYGSGYGKVPTVEDRLKGARVALTLPAPEALSPVFADFDIGVNYADRQKDKTQAEGNILLGAQGDANIAADLQRDRVNLGFAGIGYIPAWNVPAAVSRYMVFNPVTDLDYLIPKSWTVQEKITTAWLRANINTDIGVVGVRGNIGVQMQHADQSSQSNYFDRSRPVGQNVLPIDAGKTYKDWLPSLNLAFMFPHQQTLRFAAAKQVARPRVDQMRAGLEFGVDTATGRPGGSGGNPLLDPWRATAFDLSYEKYFAERAYVAAAVFYKDLKSYVYTQSVDDYDFSDLLASYVPPPGMVSPVLQTGTFSSPQNGKGGTLRGLELTASLPLDMFTESLRGFGVQASATFNDSDIEILDPESASSVGSDPIALPGLSDRVYNFTAYFERNGFEARVSQRRRSDFIGEIGNFNGNRTLRYVVGENVTDAQVSYTFSDSSTMAGLTLLLQGTNLTNEPYRTYAGTTDRPLEYVEWGRTYMLGVNYKF, from the coding sequence ATGTCGAACCACAAGCGCAACACGCTGTCATTGGCGCTGGCCGTCGCACTGTCACCGGTACTCGCATTCGCGCAGTCCACCACGTCCACCACCGCCGGCCAGACCGGTGCGTCAGCGACGAACCTGGACGCGGTGCAGGTCACCGGCATCCGCCGCGGCATCGAGAACGCCATCGCCGCAAAGCAGGACGCCACCTCGGTGGTGGAAGTGATCTCCGCCGAAGACATCGGCAAGCTGCCAGATGTCAGCATCGCCGAATCGCTCGCCCGCCTGCCAGGCCTGGCCGCCCAGCGTGTCGCTGGCCGTGCGCAGGTGATCAGCGTGCGCGGCCTGTCGCCCGACTTCGCCACCACCCTGCTCAATGGCCGCGAAGTGGTCAGCACCGGCGACAACCGCAGCGTGGAGTTCGATCAGTATCCGTCCGAGCTGGTCAACGGCGTGACCGTCTACAAGACCCCGGATGCGGCACTCGTCGGCCAGGGCTTGTCGGGCACCATCGACATGCAGACCGCGCGTCCCTTGAGTTTCCCGGACCGCGTGATCGCGGTGAGCGGGCGCTACCAGAAGAGCTCGCTGGGCGATGCCGCTGGCGTGGATGAGTTCGGCAACCGCTTCAGCGCGAGCTACATCGACCAGTTCCTCGACAAGACCCTGGGTATTGCCATCGGCTACGCGCACAGCGATATGCCCATCCAGGAAAACCAGGTCGGCCTGTACGAGCCGTGGACCACCGAGAACACCGACAACGGCAACCGCCCGGGCCTGGCACCCGGCGTGGCCTTCAGCGACGGCATCAAGGCGCTGCGCCGCACCGGCAACAACAAGCGCGACGGGCTGATGGCCACCGTCCAGTTCCGCCCATCCAACAGTTGGACCAGCACCTTCGATGCGTTCCACACCGAAGCCGAGCAGATCGACACGGCCAACCAGTTCGAGGTCAACCTCAGCAACTTCAATGGCGGTTACACGCCAGGGCTTCTGATCAGCAATCCGCAGGTGAATGCCGACGGCACCTTCGCGGGCGGCACGGCCAGTGGTGTCTATCCGCTGGTGCGCGGCATGTACAACAAGCGCGAAGACAAGATCGATGCGTTCGGCTGGAACAACGAGTTCACCTTCGGCAATGGCGTCAAGCTGGTGGCTGATGTGAACTACTCCAAGGCCACCCGCGATGAGCTGAACCTTGAAAACAACCTGCAGCTGACCCCGATGCCACAGCTGGATACCATCGGCCTGGTGGTGAACCCGAACGGCTTCTCGCAGATCACCCCGGGCCTTGACTATTCCAACCCCGATGCGCTGTTCCTGACCAACACCATCTACGGCTCCGGCTACGGCAAGGTGCCCACGGTGGAAGACCGCCTGAAGGGCGCGCGCGTCGCCCTGACGCTGCCCGCGCCGGAAGCGCTTTCCCCGGTATTCGCTGACTTCGATATCGGCGTCAACTACGCCGACCGCCAGAAGGACAAGACCCAGGCCGAGGGCAACATCCTGCTGGGGGCACAGGGGGATGCGAACATCGCCGCCGACCTGCAGCGTGATCGGGTGAACCTGGGCTTTGCCGGCATCGGTTATATCCCGGCCTGGAACGTACCGGCGGCCGTGTCGCGTTACATGGTGTTCAATCCGGTCACCGACCTGGATTATCTGATCCCGAAGTCGTGGACGGTGCAGGAGAAAATCACCACCGCGTGGCTGCGCGCCAACATCAATACCGATATCGGCGTGGTGGGCGTGCGTGGCAACATCGGCGTGCAGATGCAGCATGCCGACCAGAGCTCGCAGTCGAACTACTTCGACCGCTCGCGCCCCGTTGGCCAGAACGTGCTCCCGATCGACGCCGGCAAGACCTACAAGGATTGGCTGCCGAGCTTGAACCTGGCCTTCATGTTCCCGCACCAGCAGACCCTGCGTTTCGCTGCCGCCAAGCAGGTGGCGCGTCCGCGCGTGGACCAGATGCGCGCCGGCCTGGAGTTCGGCGTGGACACCGCCACCGGCCGTCCGGGTGGCAGCGGCGGCAATCCGCTGCTGGATCCGTGGCGTGCCACCGCGTTCGACCTGTCCTACGAAAAGTACTTCGCCGAGCGTGCCTACGTGGCCGCCGCCGTGTTCTACAAGGACTTGAAGAGCTACGTGTACACGCAGTCGGTCGATGACTATGACTTCTCCGACCTGCTGGCCAGCTATGTGCCGCCGCCGGGCATGGTGTCGCCGGTGCTGCAGACCGGCACGTTCTCCTCGCCGCAGAACGGCAAGGGCGGCACGCTGCGCGGCCTGGAACTGACTGCCTCGCTGCCGCTGGACATGTTCACCGAATCGCTGCGCGGCTTCGGCGTGCAGGCCAGTGCGACGTTCAATGACAGCGACATCGAGATCCTGGATCCTGAAAGCGCCTCCAGCGTCGGCAGCGACCCCATTGCCCTGCCCGGCCTGTCCGACCGCGTGTACAACTTCACCGCGTACTTCGAGCGTAATGGATTCGAGGCACGCGTCAGCCAGCGTCGCCGGTCGGACTTCATCGGTGAGATCGGCAACTTCAACGGCAACCGCACGCTGCGCTACGTGGTCGGCGAGAACGTGACCGACGCGCAGGTCAGCTATACCTTCAGCGACAGCAGCACGATGGCCGGCCTGACGCTGCTGCTGCAGGGGACGAACCTGACCAACGAGCCGTACCGCACCTATGCCGGTACGACGGACCGGCCGCTGGAATATGTCGAGTGGGGTCGCACCTACATGCTGGGCGTGAACTACAAGTTCTGA
- a CDS encoding glycoside hydrolase family 97 protein — translation MSLFSLLLRGRTAPWLGVALLLASPVLLAATLPSASVESPAKILKVTLQLDGGTARYQVERLGDAVVEGSKLGFELRDGRLDRDFEIIGSSIRAFDETWEQPWGERRVTRNHYNELTVSLRQTTGDKRRLDVVFRVYDDGVGFRYVFPQQPGMTEAIIDEELTEFAIAQPSTAWWIPAGEPIHYEYLYARTPLQEVPLAHTPITLRSHSGLHVAIHEAALVDYAGMWLRRTDGQRLRAQLSPSAEGWKVRRTLPFSTPWRTLQIADRAGGLVESDLILNLNEPNALGDVSWVKPSKYLGVWWSMHLDEESWATGPRHAATTAKTKKVIDFAAANGFRGVLVEGWNPGWDGNWVGNGYDFDFTRATPDFDIEALSAYGAKKGVHLVGHHETGCAIEHYEDQLGAALDLYARLGVDSFKTGYVCDDGQVDRRNPAGGPLLREWHDGQFMARHHLKVVQEAAARRLSVNPHEPIKDTGLRRTYPNWISREGARGMEYNAWGQPPNPPEHEVNLVFTRMLAGPMDYTPGILSLKGRNGQAIPSTLARQLALYVVLYSPIQMAADLPEHYLQHRDAFQFIKDVAVDWEQSRVLDGEVGDFVTIVRRDRNSRDWFLGSITDEHGRVLPVSLGFLEPGVRYRAEIYRDGDGADFRSSPFAFARETREVTSADQLTLILGPGGGQAIRFIPL, via the coding sequence ATGTCACTGTTTTCGTTGTTGCTGCGTGGCCGAACCGCGCCTTGGCTGGGCGTGGCCCTGCTGCTCGCCAGCCCGGTGCTGCTGGCTGCCACCCTGCCATCGGCCAGCGTGGAATCGCCCGCAAAGATCCTGAAAGTGACGCTGCAGCTGGATGGCGGCACCGCCCGCTACCAGGTGGAGCGACTCGGCGATGCCGTGGTGGAGGGGTCCAAGCTCGGCTTCGAGCTGCGGGATGGCCGGCTGGACCGCGACTTCGAGATCATCGGCAGCAGCATCCGCGCCTTCGATGAAACGTGGGAGCAGCCGTGGGGCGAGCGCCGCGTCACCCGCAACCACTACAACGAACTCACCGTATCGCTGCGCCAGACCACCGGTGACAAGCGTCGGCTGGACGTGGTTTTCCGCGTCTACGACGACGGCGTTGGCTTCCGTTACGTGTTCCCGCAGCAGCCGGGAATGACCGAGGCGATCATCGACGAAGAGCTGACCGAGTTCGCCATCGCCCAGCCGTCCACGGCGTGGTGGATCCCGGCCGGCGAGCCGATCCACTATGAGTACCTGTATGCGCGCACGCCACTGCAGGAAGTGCCGCTGGCACACACGCCGATCACCCTGCGCAGCCACTCCGGCCTGCACGTGGCCATCCACGAGGCAGCGCTGGTGGACTACGCCGGGATGTGGCTGCGGCGCACGGATGGCCAGCGCCTGCGCGCGCAGCTTTCGCCGTCGGCAGAGGGCTGGAAGGTCCGCCGCACCCTGCCCTTCAGCACGCCGTGGCGCACCCTGCAGATCGCTGACCGCGCAGGCGGGCTGGTGGAATCGGACCTGATCCTCAACCTCAATGAGCCCAATGCGCTGGGTGATGTGAGCTGGGTCAAGCCGTCGAAGTACCTTGGCGTGTGGTGGTCGATGCACCTGGACGAAGAAAGCTGGGCCACTGGCCCGCGCCATGCCGCAACGACTGCGAAGACGAAGAAGGTGATTGATTTCGCCGCCGCCAATGGCTTCCGCGGCGTGCTGGTGGAGGGCTGGAACCCTGGCTGGGACGGCAACTGGGTGGGCAACGGCTACGACTTCGACTTTACCCGCGCCACTCCGGATTTCGATATCGAGGCGCTGTCCGCCTATGGTGCGAAAAAAGGCGTGCACCTGGTCGGCCACCACGAAACCGGCTGCGCCATCGAACACTACGAAGACCAGTTGGGCGCGGCGCTGGACCTCTATGCGCGCTTGGGCGTGGATTCTTTCAAGACCGGGTATGTCTGCGATGACGGCCAAGTGGACCGGCGCAACCCGGCCGGTGGCCCGCTGCTGCGCGAGTGGCACGACGGCCAGTTCATGGCCCGCCACCATCTGAAGGTAGTGCAGGAAGCGGCCGCGCGCCGACTGTCAGTGAACCCGCACGAGCCGATCAAAGACACCGGCCTGCGCCGTACCTATCCGAACTGGATATCCCGCGAAGGCGCGCGCGGCATGGAATACAACGCCTGGGGTCAGCCGCCCAATCCCCCGGAGCATGAGGTCAACCTGGTGTTCACCCGCATGCTGGCCGGGCCGATGGACTACACCCCCGGCATCCTGTCGTTGAAGGGACGCAACGGCCAGGCGATTCCCAGCACCCTCGCCCGCCAGCTGGCGCTGTATGTGGTGCTGTACAGCCCGATCCAGATGGCTGCCGATCTGCCGGAGCACTATCTGCAGCACCGCGACGCGTTCCAGTTCATCAAGGACGTCGCGGTGGACTGGGAACAGAGCCGCGTGCTGGACGGCGAGGTCGGCGACTTCGTCACCATCGTGCGCCGCGACCGCAACAGCCGTGACTGGTTCCTGGGCAGCATCACCGATGAACACGGCCGCGTGCTGCCGGTGTCGCTGGGCTTCCTGGAGCCGGGTGTGCGCTACCGCGCGGAGATCTACCGCGATGGCGACGGTGCGGATTTCCGCAGCAGTCCTTTTGCCTTCGCGCGCGAAACCCGCGAGGTCACCAGCGCCGACCAGCTCACCTTGATCCTCGGTCCCGGCGGCGGCCAGGCAATCCGCTTCATTCCGCTCTGA